A genomic segment from Gracilinanus agilis isolate LMUSP501 chromosome 1, AgileGrace, whole genome shotgun sequence encodes:
- the HAGH gene encoding hydroxyacylglutathione hydrolase, mitochondrial isoform X2 has protein sequence MVWGCGHLGRRSLAVLGTTWAKRAVGSALLGATYQHTDFRKCQIIEQDNMKVELLPALTDNYMYLIIDEDTKEAAIVDPVQPQKVVETVKKHGVKLTTVLTTHHHWDHAGGNEKLVKMERGLKVYGGDDRVGALTQKVSHLTTLQVGSLTVKCLSTPCHTSGHICYFVSKPNSSEPPAVFTGDTLFVAGCGKFYEGTADEMYKALLEILGRLPPETKVYCGHEYTINNLKFARHVEPNNTAIQEKLAWAKTKYGIGEPTVPSTIAEEFTYNPFMRVREKTVQQHAGETDPVTTMRAIRKEKDNFKVPKD, from the exons GTTCAGCCCTGCTGGGAGCTACTTATCAACATACTGACTTCAGAAAGTGTCAGATAATTGAACAGGACAACATGAAGGTTGAAttactgccagccctaactgatAATTACATGTACCTGATCATTGATGAAGATACCAAGGAAGCAGCCATCGTGGATCCAGTACAACCCCAGAAG GTTGTGGAAACAGTAAAAAAACATGGAGTGAAACTGACCACCGTTCTTACTACCCATCACCACTG GGACCATGCTGGAGGCAATGAGAAGCTTGTAAAGATGGAACGCGGGTTAAAAGTGTATGGGGGAGATGATCGAGTTGGAGCCCTCACTCAAAAAGTGTCACACCTTACTACGCTAcag GTGGGATCTCTCACTGTCAAATGCCTGTCGACACCATGTCACACTTCTGGACACATCTGTTATTTTGTGAGTAAGCCCAATAGTTCAGAGCCACCTGCTGTTTTTACAG GTGATACCTTATTTGTAGCTGGTTGTGGGAAGTTCTATGAAGGAACAGCAGATGAAATGTACAAAGCCCTGCTTGAAATTTTGGGCCGTCTTCCCCCAGAAACG AAAGTATACTGTGGTCATGAGTACACCATCAATAACCTCAAGTTTGCACGTCATGTTGAACCAAACAATACTGCTATTCAAGAAAAATTGGCCTGGGCTAAG ACAAAATATGGCATTGGAGAACCAACTGTACCATCTACTATTGCTGAGGAGTTTACATACAACCCATTCATGAGAGTGAG GGAGAAGACAGTACAGCAGCATGCTGGGGAGACTGACCCTGTGACAACCATGAGGGCCATCCGAAAGGAGAAGGATAATTTCAAGGTGCCCAAAGACTGA